TCAGGGAGATGGAGCGCATAGCCGAAGAACTCGGCGTCGAGAAGAGGGACAAGGAGTGGATTATGCCTCCGAAAATCAGGAAGAAGCGCGCCACCGATGTCATCAAGGCTCTTCGCCTCCTTACTGGCGGGGCCAAGCAGAGCCAGTACCACACCGACGTGACCCCGAAGTTCGTCCTGCTCCTCAACGTCGATGCCGGAATAAACCCCTTCATAAGCGACCTCGTCTTCGAGGAGAGGGGTGAAATCCGCTTCGACGCCGAGGCACTCGCGAAGAGGCTCAAAGACCTCAAGGAGGTAATCCCCGATAACGCGAAGCTCTACATCGGCTACGACGAAGGTTTCACCCGCTCCCTCGGCTGGGACGTCAATGAAATTGCCAAGACACTGGAAAAAGCCGGCGTTGAGGTCTTCACGGGCACCGTCGGAGAGGCGATAGAGGAGTTCGCTAAGGAAATCGAGGCCTACTACGGGTGAGCCCATGATACGGGTCAAACTGAGGGCGTGGACCGCTTCCTTCCGCTATCCCACCTTCCAATCGGGCCATCAGCCGACGCTACCGGTTCCTTCGCCCTCAACGATTCAGGGAATCCTCTCAGCTGCTAAAGGTGAGCCGGTCTATTTGACCGAGCTTCCTTACGTCGGCTACGTCTTCAGGAGCGAGGGCAAAGGCCTCGACCTCGAGAAAATCTACGCCCTCGGAAAGGTCGAGACGGACATAATGAGGCGCGAATTCCTCTACAACGCCGAGCTTTACCTCTACCTCCCTGACGAGTGGGCGGAGCACTTCAGAAGGCCAAGGTATCAGCTCCTCCTCGGCCGTTCGAGCGACGTGGCAACTGTTGAAGAGATAAAAGAGGTTCGCCTAGAGGAAAGGGAAGCACCCGTCGGCGGGACCGTTCTTCCAGTGAGTCTCGGAGTTCCCGGCGTCGTTCACGCCCTCGTCGTCGAGTACGACTATTCGGTAACGCCGAGGAAGGCAAGGCTCGTCAGGCCCTTCGTCGTCCTGCCGTTTCCAAAGGGCAAAGCGCCGAGGCTGAAGCTCCCCTACGACGAGGAACTTGGGGTCGGCGTTTACCTCCACAGGTGGCGCGAATGAAGGTCTGCTACGCCAAATTCCTTCCGCACGATTTCCTCGAGTGCCACACCAACGACGCAATAAACGTGTTGAGGAGCATGAAAGGGGCGTTCAAGTGGTTTGAGGGCTTCTTCCCTCGCGTCTGGGAGCTTTCCTTTTACTCCGTTCTTCTCCACGACCTCGGCAAGTGTGCGAGCGGGTTCCAGAGGGACCCGAGAAAGTGGGGCTACCGTCACGAGATACTCTCGGCACCGTTCACGGCCTTCCTCGACCTCCCAGATGACGAAAGAAACCTCATCGCCCTCGCAATCCTCACCCACCACAGGACCCTCGACGAGCTTGAGGAATTACTGCCAAGCAGGGAACACCCCGGGGAGTTCGGGGAGAAAGTCGAGGAACTCCTCCAGAACATGGACTACATTGAGGAGATTTTCTTCGAGCGGGTTCCCTACTGGGAGCTGTACTTTTTCGGAAAGCAAAAGGGTGTTTTCAACCCTCCAGAAGACTGGGCCAAGCGAATCAGAGACTACGATTTCGACGCCCTGCTAACTTGGTATGAGCGGAACTCTCAAAAGTACTGGAACGAGCTCGTCTTCCTCCGCGGAATCCTTAACGCTTCCGACCACCTCGCCTCGGCCGGTGAGCTTGCCGTTCGCCTGCTGTCTGACATAAGAACCGCCGTTGAGTCTCGAGTTCCGCCCGAGCGCTGGAGGCCCCTCCAGAGGCAGGCGGGTGAAACCGAAGGAAATCTAATCCTTCGCGCTCCGACGGGCTACGGTAAAACCGAAGCCTCCCTCCTTTGGGCCGACAGGAACGCCTTCCGAACCAAGAAGGGGGTAGCGAGCAGAATCTTCTACGTCCTCCCCTACAAGGCCAGCATAAACGCCATGCACTCGCGTCTTTTGGGCCTCTTTCGCGAGCCTGAGCTCGTGGGCATCCTGCACAGTTCGTCAGGGTTCTACCTCTACTCCTCAGAGCTTGAATACAGGCGCCTTTCTTCGCTCTACCGAAAGATTTACACGCCCCTCAAGGTTACCACTCCTTTCCAGCTCATGAAACCCTTCTTCGGCGTTGGCTTCCCCGAGATGGG
The Thermococcus sp. 21S9 DNA segment above includes these coding regions:
- the cas5b gene encoding type I-B CRISPR-associated protein Cas5b is translated as MIRVKLRAWTASFRYPTFQSGHQPTLPVPSPSTIQGILSAAKGEPVYLTELPYVGYVFRSEGKGLDLEKIYALGKVETDIMRREFLYNAELYLYLPDEWAEHFRRPRYQLLLGRSSDVATVEEIKEVRLEEREAPVGGTVLPVSLGVPGVVHALVVEYDYSVTPRKARLVRPFVVLPFPKGKAPRLKLPYDEELGVGVYLHRWRE